The region ATGTCCCTCTCCTTTTCTTATTCCTTTTTATCGTCAGGGCCGCCTGATCTTGTCGCTGCAAGATTTCAGGTCAGGCGCCCTTCCCTTCGTACTTCTGAAAACCGTACTGCTTGAATATCGACACGCCTTCATCGGACCGAATGAAGTCCAGCCAGCGTTGCGCTGCCTTCCTGTGCTGGCTGCCTTTGACGATGGCGCCCGCATAGATGGCGGTGGTGTTCTGCGCGGCCGGAATATCGACGTGCCTGATCGGATGGCCCGCCTGCTCCTGGAAGACCGCCTCGGACTGCCACGTCACGCCGGCGTCGGCCTTGCCCTGCATGATCCACAACGGCGTCTGGCGATGATGGATGTGGGTCAGCATCGTGCCACCCGTTCCGACCTTGTCGTGATAGACGTGCTGGGCCAGGTCCTTGCCCCCGGCTTTCTCCAGGGATTCCTGGATCTGCCTGGTGATTCCTTCAAACTCGGGATTCGGCATCGCCAGCTTGATGTCTTCCCGCTCAAGGTCGGCAAGCGTCTTGACGCCTTTAGGATTATCGGAGGCCACCATGATCGTGAGCGTGTTGGTGACGTAAGGCACCGCGGGCGCTTGCAACAGCCCGGCCGAAATCTGCTTCTTGACCGCGCCCAATCCCGCCAGATAGACATCCGGCTTGACCGACCAGGTCATATTGCCGACCGTCACGGTGCCGCCGGCTTTCATCTGGCGCACCAGCAAACCGGGGGGCAACGTTTCCCAATACAGACGGCCTTTGTACTCCGGATACTTCTTTTCGAACGCCTTCACCAAAGGGGCCATCGCGAAGAAATAATTGCCGCCCACGTACAGGGACAGCGCCGGATGGCTGGGGTTGCCGTGGAAGTCGGCCAGATTGTCCGCATCCGGCACCGTAAATTCGAAGCCGCGATTGACGGCATCGTTATTCTTTTCGCCTTGCCACGGGGGCGATACCGCGGAATCCGGCGGCAGTATTTTCGTGGGCGCCGCGGGCGCGGTTTCGGTCAGCGCAACGGCCGATCCGGCGCCGACGACAGCGGCGAATGCGCCAACCGCCAACATGGTCAAGCCGGCGGAACGCAGTATCTGCATGGGACCGTCCTTTACAGAGCCATCAGGTCGTAGCCCTGATGTTCGAGCGTGGTCACTGTCGTCAATGCCGACAGCGCGGTGGTCACATGCTTGTCGACCCATTCATATTGGAAGTCGTGTTCCGCGACGGCCTGCGCGCACACGGCCACATCGACGCCGGCCTTGCGCAGCTTTTCGATCAGGGGAAGGTTCGGGTTGGCTGTCTTGAACGCAGCCTGGTAGTGCGCGTCGTCGAGCACCAGTTGCGTGGCCGCGCCCGACGCGACCGCGACGAACTTCAAATTCTTCAAGGGCACACCAGCGGCGACATACAAGTTCACCGTGCGTGCGACACGGTCCAATGCCGGATTGACCTGATCCGGCGCCTTCGCGGCTTGTGTCAGCGCAAAGACGATTTTGTACGTCTGCCTGGGATCCGGTTTATAGGCGGAGTTCGGCAGGTAATGAATCTTGCCGTAGCCTTCGATGGTGGGCGTGGTCCAGAAACCGGCAGGTTGTTCGGCGGCGGCATTCGCCGCAAAAGCCAACGCAGCCACGGCAGCGAGCGTGGAAAAACGACGCATCAAACAGTCTCCATTGATATCGAGCACCCTGCGCCTGCCCGAAAACCAAAACCGGGCTATCGCGCAATGCACCGGTTTCTCGGGCAGCAGGCCGGACTGAGAATTTCGAATCCCAATATTTAGGATTCGAAATTCAATTTCTGCTCAAATATTAAAGGGACCTTAATGACACGGACCTGACACCTTCAGCCAGCCGTCGCGGTCGTGATGACAGCGTCTAACGCTATCACCCCTTTGCCCCGGGCCAGAACCACGAGCGGATTAACCTCGACGGATTCGAGTTCACCCCGATGCTGGCTGGCGAATATCGACAGCGCCACCAACGCGTCCGCCAAAGCATCGATATCCGCCGGTGCCGAGCCACGCGCACCAGACAGAATGGCGTAGCCCTTGGTTTCGGCAATCATGGCCAGCGCCTCCGCACGCCCGAAAGGCGCCAGGCGGAAGCTGACGTCTTTCAGGACCTCGACAAAGATGCCGCCCAGACCGAACATCACGATGGGCCCGAATATCGGATCGCGGTGCACGCCGATAATGCACTCCACGCCGCGGGGAGCCATGGGTGAGACCAGCACGCCATCCTGGGCCGCGTCCGGACGCTGACGACTGACCGCGTCCACAATCGCGTCATAAGCAGCACTTACCTCCGCGTCCCCGATGACGTTGAGCCTCACGCCGCCGATATCGCTCTTGTGCAGAATGTCGGGAGAGACGATTTTCAACACGACAGGACCGGAATACGAACCCGCTGCCGCTACCGCGCCTTCAGCATCCTGCACTACGACGCAGGGCGAAACGGCAATTCCCGCAAGCGCCAGCGCTTCCATGGCCTGCACCTCGTTATAGCTTGCGCGCAGCGGCTGGCTCGGCGTCGCGGGGATAGCAGGACCGGCCGAGGCGTTTTCCGAAGGCCTGACGACCGCGGCCAAGGTTTTCACCGCGGCGCTGGGATCGGCGAATACCAGACATCCCAAGGCCTCCAATTCCCGGCGGCGCGCCGGCGGGAATAGCGCGCTTATCGCCAACGGCACCTTCGGATGACGAGCCTGCATCGTTCGCGCGAAAGTCTCAAACGTCGGCCACAAGGCCTCCGACGAGCCCGCGGCGGCAAGAAACACCGCCATCGCGTCATAGATCCCGTCAGCGAGCACATCTTCAGCGGCGCTCAGCAGCAGACCCGGCTCTGAAACCGCCTGCCCCGTCACATCGATGGGGTTGCGCGGACTGCCAAAAGGCATGCGCTCCAACAGCCGCTGCTGAACAGCCGCCGTCGGCGACGGCAAGGTAAGCCCGGCGTCGCTGGCCTCGTCCGCCATCAAGGCGCCCACGCCACCGGAAATCGTCAGGATTCCAAGGCGTCGTCCTTGCGGTGGCTGCTTCCAGGTATCAAAGGCATAGCCCAGGTTGAAGAACTCTTCGATGCTGCGGGCGCGTACCGCGCCGTATTGGCGAAACAGCGCGTCGTACACCGCATCGTCACCCGCCAGCGCGGCGGTATGCGACG is a window of Bordetella sp. N DNA encoding:
- a CDS encoding substrate-binding domain-containing protein; amino-acid sequence: MLAVGAFAAVVGAGSAVALTETAPAAPTKILPPDSAVSPPWQGEKNNDAVNRGFEFTVPDADNLADFHGNPSHPALSLYVGGNYFFAMAPLVKAFEKKYPEYKGRLYWETLPPGLLVRQMKAGGTVTVGNMTWSVKPDVYLAGLGAVKKQISAGLLQAPAVPYVTNTLTIMVASDNPKGVKTLADLEREDIKLAMPNPEFEGITRQIQESLEKAGGKDLAQHVYHDKVGTGGTMLTHIHHRQTPLWIMQGKADAGVTWQSEAVFQEQAGHPIRHVDIPAAQNTTAIYAGAIVKGSQHRKAAQRWLDFIRSDEGVSIFKQYGFQKYEGKGA
- a CDS encoding DsrE family protein, with the protein product MRRFSTLAAVAALAFAANAAAEQPAGFWTTPTIEGYGKIHYLPNSAYKPDPRQTYKIVFALTQAAKAPDQVNPALDRVARTVNLYVAAGVPLKNLKFVAVASGAATQLVLDDAHYQAAFKTANPNLPLIEKLRKAGVDVAVCAQAVAEHDFQYEWVDKHVTTALSALTTVTTLEHQGYDLMAL
- a CDS encoding acetate--CoA ligase family protein, with product MNTHFSLSQLFSPRSIAVVGASATPGKIGAMPISLLRRYEYDGRIIPVNPRVADVQGLPAIAGLDALDEAVDLVILAVPAAHAAAALERACPGQIGAAVVFTSGFSEIGPEGQALQAQLCAVAKARGIRLLGPNCLGFMNIRSRVYATFTPAASGEAIKAGGIGMVTQSGAFGAYAFCMARDRGLGLSHWISTGNEADIDVADCIAYLAHDEDTRVVMAYMEGCRDGDKLRLALAAARDAGKPVVVTKIGRTQAGAQAAASHTAALAGDDAVYDALFRQYGAVRARSIEEFFNLGYAFDTWKQPPQGRRLGILTISGGVGALMADEASDAGLTLPSPTAAVQQRLLERMPFGSPRNPIDVTGQAVSEPGLLLSAAEDVLADGIYDAMAVFLAAAGSSEALWPTFETFARTMQARHPKVPLAISALFPPARRRELEALGCLVFADPSAAVKTLAAVVRPSENASAGPAIPATPSQPLRASYNEVQAMEALALAGIAVSPCVVVQDAEGAVAAAGSYSGPVVLKIVSPDILHKSDIGGVRLNVIGDAEVSAAYDAIVDAVSRQRPDAAQDGVLVSPMAPRGVECIIGVHRDPIFGPIVMFGLGGIFVEVLKDVSFRLAPFGRAEALAMIAETKGYAILSGARGSAPADIDALADALVALSIFASQHRGELESVEVNPLVVLARGKGVIALDAVITTATAG